From Pusillibacter faecalis, one genomic window encodes:
- a CDS encoding SDR family NAD(P)-dependent oxidoreductase, with product MVSMDYSGKNYIVTGGAGGIGGAVVDGIVSGGGHAVIVDINEAGARKYQEKYGEDKVTVAAVDLSNPAEIREKFGALVQKFGQIHGLICVAGIVSTSKFEDVTQAEWDRVVAINLTGVFASIQSVFTNMKEHSYGRIVVVSSVAAQVGGGLLGTSVYAASKGGVNSLIKAVAKEGGPYNVACCGVCPAYTKTAITAGMDQDRHNRILSQIPLGRPADPQEIANLILFYASDLASFVTGEIGNADGGLRMD from the coding sequence ATGGTTTCCATGGATTACAGCGGTAAGAACTACATTGTGACAGGCGGTGCCGGCGGCATTGGCGGCGCCGTGGTGGACGGCATTGTATCCGGCGGCGGCCACGCCGTCATTGTGGACATCAATGAGGCCGGGGCCCGGAAGTACCAGGAGAAGTACGGTGAGGACAAAGTCACGGTGGCCGCCGTGGACCTGAGCAATCCCGCAGAGATTCGGGAGAAGTTCGGCGCCCTGGTGCAGAAGTTCGGGCAGATTCACGGCCTGATCTGCGTGGCCGGCATTGTCAGCACCTCCAAGTTTGAGGATGTGACCCAGGCGGAGTGGGACCGCGTGGTTGCCATCAACCTCACCGGCGTGTTTGCCAGCATCCAGAGCGTGTTCACCAACATGAAAGAGCACAGCTACGGCCGGATCGTGGTGGTCTCCTCCGTGGCGGCCCAGGTGGGCGGCGGACTGCTGGGCACCAGCGTGTACGCGGCCTCCAAGGGCGGCGTCAACAGCCTCATCAAGGCGGTTGCCAAGGAGGGCGGCCCCTACAACGTGGCCTGCTGCGGCGTGTGCCCCGCCTACACCAAGACGGCCATCACCGCCGGCATGGATCAGGACCGGCACAACCGGATTCTCAGCCAGATTCCCCTGGGCCGGCCCGCCGACCCGCAGGAGATTGCCAACCTCATTTTGTTCTATGCCTCCGACCTTGCAAGCTTTGTAACCGGCGAGATTGGAAACGCCGACGGCGGCCTGCGGATGGACTGA
- a CDS encoding TRAP transporter large permease, with translation MSVGLVTIVGLLVLSICGVPIFLALGTATLAAMALGGMPLIVIPQQTFAGINSTAMLAIPFFMLAGNIMSRSITMKLVDVSNALFGWVKGSLAVVTVVASALFGAISGSATATCSAIGGMTIPAMKKEGYSDSFAAATASMASILGPMIPPSITLIVYASATETSISALFQATVIPGVLLALFLVGYSLWYGKKKDLPSRPKQNAQQIFRTFRSSIWALLMPVIILGGIFGGIFTATEAAAVSVIYALLISLFVYRDMSWKEILPSMAEAGVSAAAIMILVGVSKSSSYVITTSGLPAAVLDLFANLTDNKYIILLLVNLLFLVIGMLMEANAAVVMMTPLLRPLMLSLGLSDIHFCMMMCVNLYIGLMTPPVGVCLLLGNQIAGARLERTLKDALPMLGLGLIVLLLVTYVPAVTEWIPSVLGS, from the coding sequence ATGAGCGTCGGTCTTGTCACAATTGTTGGGCTGCTGGTTCTCTCGATCTGCGGCGTGCCCATCTTCCTGGCCCTGGGCACCGCAACGCTGGCGGCCATGGCCCTGGGCGGCATGCCCCTGATTGTCATTCCCCAGCAGACCTTTGCGGGCATCAACTCCACGGCCATGCTGGCGATCCCCTTCTTCATGCTGGCGGGCAACATCATGTCCCGCAGCATCACGATGAAGCTGGTGGATGTGTCCAACGCGCTGTTCGGGTGGGTGAAGGGCAGTCTGGCCGTAGTGACTGTGGTGGCCTCGGCGCTGTTCGGCGCCATCTCCGGCTCTGCCACTGCCACCTGCTCCGCCATCGGCGGCATGACGATCCCCGCCATGAAAAAGGAGGGCTACAGCGACTCCTTCGCGGCGGCCACCGCCTCCATGGCGTCTATTCTGGGGCCCATGATTCCCCCCTCCATCACCTTGATCGTGTATGCCAGCGCCACGGAGACCTCCATCTCCGCGCTGTTCCAGGCCACGGTGATTCCGGGCGTGCTGCTGGCGCTGTTCCTGGTGGGCTACAGCCTCTGGTACGGCAAGAAGAAGGATTTGCCCTCCCGCCCCAAGCAGAACGCCCAGCAGATCTTCCGCACCTTCCGCAGCAGCATCTGGGCCCTGCTCATGCCCGTCATCATCCTGGGCGGCATTTTCGGCGGAATCTTCACCGCCACGGAGGCCGCCGCGGTCTCCGTGATCTATGCGCTCTTGATCAGCCTCTTTGTTTATCGGGACATGAGCTGGAAGGAGATTCTGCCCTCCATGGCGGAGGCCGGCGTCTCCGCCGCGGCGATCATGATTCTGGTGGGCGTGTCCAAGTCCTCCAGCTATGTGATCACCACCTCAGGCCTGCCTGCCGCGGTGCTGGACCTCTTTGCGAACCTGACGGACAATAAATATATCATCCTCCTGCTGGTGAACCTGCTGTTCCTGGTCATCGGCATGCTGATGGAGGCCAACGCCGCTGTGGTGATGATGACCCCGCTGCTGCGTCCCCTGATGCTGTCTCTGGGACTGTCAGACATTCACTTCTGCATGATGATGTGCGTGAACCTGTACATTGGCCTGATGACGCCGCCGGTGGGCGTGTGCCTGCTGCTGGGCAACCAGATCGCCGGTGCCCGCCTGGAGCGGACCCTGAAGGATGCCCTGCCCATGTTGGGCCTGGGACTGATTGTCCTGCTGCTTGTGACTTATGTGCCTGCCGTGACCGAGTGGATTCCCTCCGTGTTAGGCAGCTGA
- a CDS encoding TRAP transporter small permease — MKALLNVYSKIMDVIDKILRVIVGIAMVVMVIVIFYQVILRYVFNASNIWSEELARYLMCYSVLLGAAIAVRKYSHLQVDFVINMLPARGRCIAVSLCTLVGIGFLGFFCQYGITLCATTGHSISAGTGLPMSVAYACLPIGSVLMILMSVEVILRELVKFQELGHKKKGVQA, encoded by the coding sequence ATGAAAGCTTTGCTGAACGTCTATTCCAAGATCATGGACGTCATCGACAAGATTCTGAGAGTGATTGTCGGGATTGCCATGGTCGTCATGGTCATCGTGATCTTCTATCAGGTCATCCTGCGCTATGTGTTCAACGCCTCCAATATCTGGAGCGAAGAGCTGGCCCGTTATCTGATGTGCTACTCGGTCCTGCTTGGCGCGGCAATTGCCGTCCGTAAGTATTCCCACCTGCAGGTGGACTTTGTCATTAACATGCTGCCCGCCCGGGGCCGCTGCATTGCGGTTTCCCTCTGCACTCTGGTGGGCATCGGGTTCTTGGGATTTTTCTGCCAGTATGGGATTACGCTTTGCGCCACCACCGGCCACAGTATCTCGGCCGGCACAGGGCTTCCCATGAGTGTTGCGTACGCCTGTCTGCCAATCGGCAGCGTATTGATGATTTTGATGTCGGTTGAGGTCATTTTAAGGGAATTGGTGAAGTTCCAGGAGCTGGGCCATAAGAAGAAGGGGGTGCAGGCATGA